A portion of the Bdellovibrionales bacterium genome contains these proteins:
- a CDS encoding 2-oxo acid dehydrogenase subunit E2 has protein sequence MAIQEVKLPDIGEGVTEGELVKWLVKSGDRVAADQPVAEVLTDKATVEIPTPIAGVVKMLLRKEGDIIPIETAMLSLETGDIGDTEKVSSSSPAPKTPQVSSQSLSVSPMDQGLNVATGSVKSPGDLALSVLSASPDIYPPVADFRTLATPGTRRLARESGVDINNISGSGQLGRVTREDVVKAKNMTSGVGATVAGRPTVVGHVKESNIQRPSYQGPVGAPEERIPLRGIRKKIAENLQLAKQIVPHFTLMEEVDVTELVKFREQAKSVGDKVGVKVTYLPFVIKALIATIRKYPMFNASIDDAASEVVYKNYFNIGFAADTPNGLLVPVIKNANQKTILDLSREISELAGQARDGKLPLESMKGATITITNIGSVGGVYATPIINHPEVAILGMYKISDRPIWKNNQWVPAKFMNYTITCDHRLIDGAVAANFMRDFAARIESPSQLMLEMV, from the coding sequence ATGGCGATTCAAGAAGTGAAGTTACCGGATATCGGAGAGGGCGTAACTGAAGGGGAGTTGGTAAAGTGGCTCGTGAAATCGGGGGATCGGGTCGCTGCCGACCAACCAGTTGCAGAGGTACTCACAGACAAGGCAACTGTCGAAATTCCGACTCCGATTGCGGGAGTCGTAAAAATGCTTCTTCGCAAAGAGGGAGATATCATTCCGATAGAAACGGCTATGTTGTCTTTGGAAACGGGGGATATTGGAGATACTGAGAAGGTTTCATCATCATCGCCAGCTCCAAAAACTCCACAAGTTTCTTCTCAATCGCTTTCGGTTTCTCCAATGGATCAGGGTTTGAATGTCGCAACTGGCTCAGTCAAATCTCCAGGTGATTTGGCTCTTTCAGTTCTCAGTGCATCACCCGATATCTATCCTCCTGTGGCTGATTTCAGAACTTTGGCCACCCCGGGAACTCGCCGTCTGGCGCGTGAATCGGGAGTCGACATTAACAACATCAGTGGTTCTGGTCAATTGGGGCGAGTGACGAGAGAAGATGTGGTAAAGGCCAAGAACATGACGAGTGGAGTCGGTGCCACTGTGGCAGGACGTCCGACAGTTGTAGGGCATGTCAAAGAGTCAAACATTCAACGACCGTCTTACCAGGGACCTGTAGGAGCTCCAGAAGAGCGTATTCCTTTGCGAGGCATTCGTAAGAAAATAGCAGAGAACCTGCAATTGGCTAAGCAGATCGTTCCCCATTTTACCTTAATGGAAGAGGTCGACGTCACCGAACTTGTCAAGTTTCGGGAGCAAGCTAAATCTGTTGGCGACAAGGTCGGAGTTAAGGTCACGTATTTGCCCTTTGTTATTAAGGCATTGATAGCGACAATTCGTAAGTACCCAATGTTTAATGCTTCGATTGACGATGCGGCTTCTGAAGTTGTCTATAAAAATTATTTTAATATTGGATTTGCAGCAGACACGCCAAATGGCTTGCTGGTTCCAGTTATTAAAAATGCCAATCAGAAAACTATTTTGGATCTCAGTCGGGAGATTTCAGAATTGGCAGGTCAAGCTCGTGATGGAAAGTTGCCCCTTGAGTCGATGAAGGGTGCAACAATTACGATAACTAATATTGGCAGTGTTGGTGGTGTTTATGCGACGCCGATAATCAATCACCCCGAGGTCGCCATTTTGGGAATGTATAAAATTTCTGATCGACCTATTTGGAAGAATAATCAGTGGGTGCCTGCTAAGTTCATGAATTATACAATTACTTGTGACCATCGCTTGATTGATGGGGCTGTTGCGGCAAATTTTATGAGGGATTTTGCTGCAAGGATCGAAAGCCCATCACAGTTAATGTTAGAGATGGTTTGA
- a CDS encoding thioredoxin domain-containing protein, with the protein MGFGCSPSPSELKKVVENNPDIVFGAIEKHPDKFIEVVNKAAREAQSKARENEAKAEQTRMEEEFKNPKVPTISDSRVVFGTKGAPITIIEYSDFQCPYCSKGYETVKKVLQEYAGKVQVIYKHLPLDFHPLAEPAAKYFEAIALQDKSKAEKFHDAIFDNQKGLSEGKEGFLEKTAKSVGVDMGKLKKDLTSESVKEVIRADMEEARKFDFSGTPGFLVNGVSLKGAYPFEEFKKIIDRQLESKK; encoded by the coding sequence ATTGGTTTTGGCTGTTCCCCCTCTCCATCCGAACTCAAAAAAGTGGTGGAAAATAATCCGGATATCGTTTTTGGAGCCATTGAGAAGCATCCTGACAAGTTTATTGAAGTGGTGAATAAAGCTGCTCGTGAGGCCCAATCAAAGGCGAGAGAAAATGAAGCAAAAGCTGAGCAGACTCGAATGGAAGAGGAGTTTAAGAACCCAAAGGTTCCGACAATATCTGATAGTCGTGTGGTTTTTGGGACGAAAGGTGCTCCAATCACTATCATTGAATACTCTGATTTCCAGTGTCCATACTGTTCTAAAGGATATGAGACAGTAAAAAAGGTATTACAGGAGTATGCTGGGAAGGTTCAGGTCATCTACAAACACCTGCCTCTGGATTTTCACCCCCTTGCAGAGCCTGCTGCCAAGTATTTTGAAGCCATTGCCCTTCAAGACAAGTCTAAAGCCGAAAAATTTCATGATGCTATTTTTGACAATCAAAAGGGGCTAAGCGAAGGCAAAGAAGGCTTTCTTGAAAAAACAGCGAAATCTGTTGGTGTTGATATGGGTAAATTGAAGAAAGATCTTACGAGTGAGAGCGTAAAGGAAGTTATCCGTGCAGACATGGAGGAAGCAAGAAAATTTGATTTCTCGGGAACTCCGGGATTCCTTGTAAATGGCGTATCTCTCAAAGGGGCCTATCCATTTGAAGAATTCAAAAAGATCATCGATCGGCAGCTTGAGAGTAAAAAGTAG
- the lipA gene encoding lipoyl synthase, translating to MLHDSPGGGLSPKEGQPKPHWLKVRAPGGENYLAIKELLGTLSLATVCQQARCPNMGECWSGGTATFMLLGEVCTRGCRFCAVKTGNPRGALDENEPEKVGYAISQMGLKYVVLTSVDRDDLPDEGSGHFARTVSVIKENSPDLIVEVLTPDFRGCSSHIEKIVRAGPNVFAHNLETVERLQRPVRDPRAGYSQSLKVLELVKELDSGSHTKTSLMLGLGEREEEIMKTLHDLRAIDCDVVTFGQYLQPTKRHLRVEKFYRPEEFQFWKQTAEELGFLYVASGPLVRSSYRAGEFFMRGMIEKRRRTQTQTLGIERNEK from the coding sequence ATGCTGCATGACTCCCCGGGCGGAGGGTTATCGCCTAAAGAGGGCCAACCAAAGCCACATTGGCTAAAAGTTCGAGCTCCGGGCGGCGAAAACTATCTTGCCATCAAAGAATTACTTGGCACTTTGAGCCTTGCGACGGTTTGTCAGCAAGCCAGATGCCCAAATATGGGAGAATGTTGGAGTGGCGGAACAGCGACCTTTATGCTGTTGGGTGAGGTTTGTACTCGTGGGTGTCGCTTTTGTGCTGTTAAGACAGGCAATCCACGAGGAGCACTTGATGAGAATGAACCTGAAAAGGTAGGCTACGCAATAAGTCAAATGGGTCTTAAATATGTGGTTTTAACCAGCGTGGACCGTGACGATTTACCCGATGAAGGTTCAGGTCACTTTGCACGGACTGTCAGCGTTATAAAGGAAAATTCTCCTGACCTTATTGTCGAGGTTCTAACACCCGATTTTCGCGGTTGCTCCTCACATATCGAGAAAATTGTGCGAGCTGGGCCAAATGTTTTTGCCCACAATCTGGAAACTGTGGAGCGATTGCAGCGTCCCGTTCGAGATCCACGAGCAGGTTATTCACAGTCTCTCAAAGTGTTGGAGTTGGTTAAGGAGCTAGATTCAGGTTCTCACACAAAGACCTCGCTTATGTTGGGATTGGGCGAAAGGGAGGAAGAGATCATGAAGACGCTTCATGATCTTCGTGCCATTGACTGTGATGTCGTTACGTTTGGTCAGTACCTTCAACCAACGAAAAGACACTTGCGAGTGGAAAAATTCTATCGGCCGGAAGAGTTTCAATTTTGGAAACAGACGGCCGAGGAACTTGGCTTTTTATACGTTGCAAGCGGTCCTTTGGTGAGAAGTTCTTATCGAGCGGGGGAGTTTTTTATGCGTGGAATGATTGAGAAACGGCGCCGAACGCAGACCCAGACTCTTGGTATCGAACGCAATGAAAAGTGA
- a CDS encoding DNA/RNA nuclease SfsA → MKFQGLLKSGRLLKRYKRFFADIQLSDSSIVTAHVPNTGSLMGCLDPGSPCRMTYLNSPKRKLKYTLQMIKSPASWVGINTGLSNHLVWEAFSTRSIPHWKGIEFGQREVKISPDSRIDLVLWKNNFVPSSPEQRLSIADFENQKFHFVEIKNVTLARGRQAQFPDAQTERGRKHLRELMTLLAKGHSAEIFFTVQREDCDLFCPALDIDPEYARLLAQAIDKGLVVTAIPCLLLAEGIELNPSRPLKIQISPFLTDKGET, encoded by the coding sequence ATGAAATTCCAGGGTTTGCTAAAAAGTGGCAGATTGTTAAAACGCTATAAAAGGTTTTTTGCAGACATCCAGCTTTCTGATTCGTCCATAGTCACGGCTCATGTTCCGAATACAGGCAGTCTGATGGGTTGCCTGGACCCTGGCAGTCCATGCCGAATGACTTACCTTAACAGTCCCAAACGAAAGCTCAAATACACACTGCAAATGATCAAGTCCCCCGCCAGCTGGGTCGGAATAAACACAGGTCTTAGCAACCATTTGGTGTGGGAGGCCTTTTCAACTCGTTCTATTCCTCATTGGAAAGGGATAGAATTTGGCCAACGTGAGGTGAAAATCAGCCCTGATTCCAGAATTGACTTAGTTCTATGGAAAAATAACTTCGTGCCCTCGTCTCCCGAGCAACGCTTGTCCATCGCAGATTTTGAAAATCAAAAATTCCATTTTGTCGAAATCAAAAATGTCACGCTTGCTCGAGGTAGACAGGCGCAATTCCCCGACGCCCAGACGGAAAGGGGACGCAAGCATTTGAGGGAACTCATGACCCTACTGGCAAAAGGCCACTCCGCCGAAATTTTCTTTACTGTGCAAAGAGAAGACTGCGATCTGTTCTGTCCTGCCTTAGACATTGATCCAGAATATGCCAGGCTTCTCGCCCAGGCTATAGACAAGGGCTTGGTCGTGACAGCAATCCCATGCCTCTTGCTCGCAGAAGGCATTGAGCTGAATCCATCCCGACCTCTAAAAATACAAATCTCCCCCTTTCTGACAGATAAGGGGGAGACTTAA